The following proteins come from a genomic window of Microbacterium sp. SY138:
- a CDS encoding flagellar biosynthetic protein FliO, with protein sequence MLSLAAVLGVLWFLQRRVARTQARRRDSEAITVLGRQGVGPKAQIVVIQTEDARYVLGVTEHGVNVVDRLPVRPADEPEETARSTWSATTSEAASDAEEFDRILAATALTESAAGPPVTPAPQRRVRHRNDPLRGSILSPETWRQTAEAIRRTR encoded by the coding sequence GTGCTCTCGCTCGCCGCAGTGCTCGGGGTGCTGTGGTTCCTGCAGCGACGCGTCGCGCGCACGCAGGCGCGTCGCCGCGACAGCGAGGCGATCACGGTGCTCGGGCGCCAGGGGGTCGGCCCGAAGGCGCAGATCGTCGTGATCCAGACGGAGGACGCCCGGTACGTGCTCGGCGTCACCGAGCACGGCGTGAACGTCGTCGACCGTCTGCCGGTCAGACCCGCAGATGAGCCGGAGGAGACCGCACGGTCGACGTGGTCGGCGACGACGTCAGAGGCGGCGTCCGACGCCGAGGAGTTCGACCGCATCCTCGCCGCCACCGCCCTGACCGAATCGGCGGCCGGCCCTCCCGTGACGCCGGCGCCGCAACGCCGGGTCCGTCACCGGAACGACCCGCTGCGTGGCTCCATCCTCTCCCCCGAAACCTGGCGGCAGACCGCCGAGGCCATCCGGCGCACCCGATGA
- a CDS encoding MotA/TolQ/ExbB proton channel family protein gives MDPSLILGLVLAFGALIAMINLEGATIGSLLIPAPMVLVFGATIAVGIASGTVRDALHAVKSLPRAFRGERRTASSMIDTVVGYAEKARAEGLLALEQGLEDEKDPFLRQALQSIADGTDAEDLRTLLEDELTSTAARNRTASRFYMTLGGFAPTVGIIGTVVSLTHVLEKLDKPDTLGPMIATAFVATLWGLLSANFIWLPIGGRLQRLGELELERMTVLMEGMLAIQAGAPPQFVGERLRALVSERSSARSGRKARTRAAEETEQAS, from the coding sequence ATGGATCCGTCTCTCATCCTCGGACTGGTCCTCGCGTTCGGCGCACTGATCGCCATGATCAACCTCGAGGGCGCCACCATCGGATCGCTGCTGATCCCCGCCCCGATGGTGCTGGTCTTCGGAGCCACGATCGCCGTCGGCATCGCGAGCGGCACGGTGCGCGATGCGCTGCATGCGGTCAAGTCGCTCCCCCGCGCCTTCCGCGGCGAGCGCCGCACCGCGTCGAGCATGATCGACACGGTGGTCGGCTACGCCGAGAAGGCGCGCGCCGAAGGGCTCCTCGCCCTCGAGCAGGGACTCGAGGACGAGAAGGACCCGTTCCTGCGCCAGGCGCTGCAGAGCATCGCGGACGGGACCGACGCCGAAGACCTGCGAACGCTGCTGGAGGATGAGCTCACCTCGACCGCCGCCCGCAACCGCACCGCCTCACGCTTCTACATGACGCTCGGCGGCTTCGCGCCCACGGTCGGCATCATCGGCACCGTCGTCTCCCTCACGCACGTGCTGGAGAAGCTCGACAAGCCCGACACGCTCGGTCCCATGATCGCGACAGCGTTCGTCGCGACACTGTGGGGTCTACTCTCGGCCAACTTCATCTGGTTGCCCATCGGCGGACGCCTCCAGCGTCTCGGCGAGCTCGAACTCGAACGCATGACCGTGCTCATGGAGGGCATGCTCGCGATCCAGGCCGGCGCACCGCCGCAGTTCGTCGGCGAGCGCCTGCGAGCCCTCGTGTCCGAACGCTCCTCCGCCCGCTCCGGCCGGAAGGCCCGCACCCGAGCAGCCGAGGAGACGGAGCAGGCGTCATGA
- a CDS encoding flagellar motor protein MotB, producing the protein MSVRARRRVPQEEHSGPDERWMASYMDMVTVLMCMFIVLFAMSTVDQEKFEALSASLATGFGQEPSDEIDATTGVVVPPELVDEKGEDFADIDLAAAQTEFNELSALRERLRQVLAQNGLEADVTFTIDERGLTIGLVSAETFFDTNSTTLSAKALLVLDALGSVLVTTANEISVEGHADVRGSVAPYPTNWELSAGRSTQVLRHLVEASGLPPAHLKSVGFGDTRPVAPGDSPDALAQNRRVDIVVLSDANEEVRALIPQAQAGKPSS; encoded by the coding sequence ATGAGCGTCCGTGCCCGTCGCCGCGTGCCGCAGGAGGAGCACAGCGGTCCGGACGAGCGGTGGATGGCGTCCTACATGGACATGGTCACGGTGCTGATGTGCATGTTCATCGTGCTGTTCGCGATGTCGACCGTCGACCAGGAGAAGTTCGAGGCTCTCAGCGCCTCCCTCGCGACCGGCTTCGGGCAGGAGCCCTCGGACGAGATCGACGCAACGACAGGCGTGGTCGTGCCTCCCGAACTGGTCGATGAGAAGGGCGAGGACTTCGCCGACATCGACCTCGCCGCTGCGCAGACCGAGTTCAACGAGCTGTCGGCGCTGCGTGAGCGCCTGCGTCAGGTGCTCGCCCAGAACGGTCTCGAAGCCGACGTCACCTTCACGATCGATGAGCGCGGCCTCACGATCGGCCTCGTGAGTGCCGAGACCTTCTTCGACACGAACAGCACGACGCTCAGTGCGAAAGCGCTCCTCGTCCTCGACGCGCTCGGCTCGGTGCTGGTCACCACCGCCAACGAGATCTCGGTCGAGGGCCACGCCGACGTGCGCGGATCGGTCGCCCCGTACCCCACGAACTGGGAGCTGTCCGCCGGACGCTCCACCCAGGTGCTGCGGCACCTCGTCGAGGCCTCGGGGCTGCCGCCCGCGCACCTGAAATCGGTCGGATTCGGCGACACGAGGCCGGTCGCCCCAGGCGACTCCCCCGATGCCCTGGCCCAGAACCGACGGGTCGACATCGTCGTCCTCTCCGATGCGAACGAGGAGGTGCGCGCGCTCATCCCCCAGGCACAGGCGGGAAAGCCGTCCTCCTGA
- a CDS encoding EscU/YscU/HrcU family type III secretion system export apparatus switch protein, with translation MSGTDSGERSEKATDKHLSEARKKGRLSRSQDLTAWLGIGAAAVTMPAAIALGASAGTEQLLTLTSLVDAPTPQAALAALGRGLASVLPTLTVMLAAVAIVTLIGAVIQGGVHLKPLTGRFEQFNLVTGIRRVFGMQALWEGAKALMKTAAIGIALWFVIASLMPVLTASGAHSISRLLGTASEGTTALLQTAIGVGLALAAIDMFVVMRRNRKHTRMTKREIRDENKNSEGDPLIRQQRRSRQLAVSRNRMIAAVAGSDVVVVNPTHIAIALRYEPGRAAPKVVAKGSGVIAERIRDEAVRAGVPLVREITLARALHAACELGQEIPEDLYNAVARVLVFVDSLRRRGAARGIHSLPYRRTA, from the coding sequence ATGAGCGGTACGGACAGCGGCGAACGCAGCGAGAAGGCGACGGACAAGCACCTCAGCGAGGCCCGCAAGAAGGGGCGGCTGTCACGCAGCCAGGATCTGACCGCCTGGCTGGGGATCGGCGCGGCGGCCGTCACGATGCCGGCGGCCATCGCCCTGGGGGCTTCGGCGGGAACCGAGCAGCTGCTCACGCTGACGTCCCTGGTCGATGCTCCGACACCGCAGGCGGCTCTGGCGGCCCTCGGGCGCGGACTCGCCTCCGTGCTCCCGACGCTCACCGTGATGCTGGCCGCCGTCGCGATCGTCACCCTGATCGGCGCGGTCATCCAGGGCGGGGTGCATCTGAAGCCGCTCACCGGCCGTTTCGAACAGTTCAACCTCGTCACCGGGATCCGCCGGGTGTTCGGCATGCAGGCCCTCTGGGAGGGCGCCAAGGCCCTCATGAAGACCGCGGCCATCGGCATCGCCCTCTGGTTCGTGATCGCGAGCCTGATGCCCGTGCTGACCGCGAGCGGCGCGCACTCGATCTCCCGCCTGCTCGGCACCGCGAGCGAGGGCACGACCGCGCTGCTGCAGACCGCGATCGGGGTCGGCCTGGCCCTCGCCGCGATCGACATGTTCGTGGTCATGCGCCGCAACCGCAAGCACACACGCATGACCAAGCGCGAGATCCGCGACGAGAACAAGAACTCCGAAGGCGATCCGCTGATCCGCCAGCAGCGACGTTCGCGTCAGCTCGCCGTCAGCCGCAACCGCATGATCGCGGCCGTCGCCGGCTCCGACGTCGTCGTGGTCAACCCGACGCACATCGCGATCGCCCTGCGGTACGAGCCCGGCCGCGCCGCCCCCAAGGTCGTCGCCAAGGGCAGCGGGGTGATCGCCGAGCGCATCCGCGACGAGGCCGTGCGCGCCGGTGTGCCGCTGGTGCGCGAGATCACCCTCGCCCGGGCCCTGCACGCCGCGTGCGAGCTGGGCCAGGAGATCCCCGAAGACCTGTACAACGCCGTGGCACGCGTGCTCGTGTTCGTCGACTCGTTGCGACGACGCGGGGCGGCCCGCGGCATCCACTCCCTTCCCTACCGGAGGACCGCATGA
- a CDS encoding flagellar biosynthetic protein FliR produces the protein MYIPIDFAWLEATMLTAVRITAFIMIAPPFSYGAIPVRVKAMLAIGLSLAVGTAVAPGYVNLDTGPFLGALVLQLVTGALLGFLVLLCFSALQAAGSLIDVFGGFQLAQAFDPHSLVNGAQFTRLFHLTALTLLFASGGYQLILAGLARSFEAVPVDGMFQAAGPAELLVDGVSQMVLAAVQIAGPLVLVLFLADVGLGLITRVAPALNAFAMGFPVKILLTLLLAGAVYAVLPGIVDSLAAQALRMMQGVHE, from the coding sequence GTGTACATCCCGATCGACTTCGCCTGGCTGGAAGCCACGATGCTCACCGCCGTGCGCATCACGGCCTTCATCATGATCGCCCCGCCGTTCTCGTACGGGGCGATTCCGGTGCGGGTGAAGGCGATGCTCGCGATCGGGCTCTCCCTCGCGGTGGGCACGGCCGTGGCCCCCGGCTACGTGAACCTCGACACCGGCCCGTTCCTCGGGGCCCTGGTTCTGCAGCTGGTCACCGGTGCCCTGCTCGGCTTCCTCGTGCTGTTGTGCTTCTCGGCGCTGCAGGCGGCCGGCAGCCTGATCGACGTGTTCGGCGGGTTCCAGCTCGCTCAGGCTTTCGACCCGCACTCGCTCGTGAACGGCGCCCAGTTCACCCGGCTCTTCCACCTGACCGCGCTGACGCTGCTGTTCGCGTCCGGCGGGTATCAGCTGATCCTGGCCGGGCTCGCCCGCAGCTTCGAGGCCGTGCCCGTCGACGGCATGTTCCAGGCGGCGGGACCCGCAGAGCTCCTCGTCGACGGGGTCTCGCAGATGGTGCTCGCCGCCGTGCAGATCGCCGGGCCCCTGGTGCTCGTGCTGTTCCTCGCCGATGTCGGGCTGGGACTCATCACCCGCGTCGCTCCCGCGCTGAACGCGTTCGCGATGGGCTTCCCGGTCAAGATCCTGCTGACGCTGCTGCTCGCGGGCGCCGTCTACGCCGTCCTCCCCGGCATCGTCGATTCCCTCGCCGCGCAGGCCCTGCGCATGATGCAGGGGGTGCACGAATGA
- the fliN gene encoding flagellar motor switch protein FliN — protein MTSTTTYESAVAAAFAASLPTASPLVARASQVSGDTGDALVVQFVGEASAQLAVQLFEPEILVDGLGGTPLADRLRDALESATSALGAGALGAGTVGDASSLFADPAVQLFDLQDDADHTVGRLAVVVTRAPAGASSSSRRLHRIAGVEMELTVEIGRTRMAVRDVLDLEPGRIVELDRSAGAPADIKLNGRIIAHGEVVVVDQDYAVRITRILENVEA, from the coding sequence GTGACCAGCACCACCACCTACGAGTCCGCCGTCGCCGCCGCCTTCGCCGCATCGTTGCCGACCGCCTCCCCTCTCGTCGCGCGCGCCTCGCAGGTCTCCGGCGACACCGGCGACGCCCTGGTCGTGCAGTTCGTCGGTGAGGCGAGCGCGCAGTTGGCGGTACAGCTGTTCGAGCCCGAGATCCTGGTCGACGGCCTCGGCGGCACGCCCCTGGCCGACCGGCTGCGCGACGCGCTGGAGAGCGCGACCAGCGCGCTCGGTGCCGGTGCCCTCGGCGCAGGCACGGTCGGCGATGCCTCCTCCCTCTTCGCCGACCCGGCCGTGCAGCTCTTCGACCTCCAGGACGACGCCGACCACACGGTCGGCCGGCTCGCCGTCGTCGTGACGCGCGCGCCCGCCGGTGCCTCCTCGTCCTCGCGGCGGCTGCACCGCATCGCGGGCGTCGAGATGGAGCTCACCGTCGAGATCGGGCGCACCAGGATGGCGGTGCGCGATGTGCTCGATCTGGAACCGGGACGCATCGTCGAGCTCGATCGCTCCGCCGGCGCTCCGGCCGACATCAAGCTCAACGGACGCATCATCGCGCACGGCGAGGTCGTCGTCGTCGACCAGGACTATGCGGTGCGGATCACCCGCATCCTCGAGAACGTCGAGGCCTGA
- a CDS encoding flagellar FlbD family protein produces MIVLTRLNRSRFAVNPDLIERVQATPDTTLIMVDGATFVVTETMDDVIAQITRFRAGVLATAAALISTAGSDSAAPDAEVGL; encoded by the coding sequence ATGATCGTCCTCACGCGCCTGAACCGTTCGCGGTTCGCGGTGAACCCCGACCTGATCGAACGTGTCCAGGCCACGCCGGACACGACGCTCATCATGGTCGACGGTGCGACCTTCGTCGTGACCGAGACGATGGATGACGTGATCGCGCAGATCACCCGGTTCCGCGCCGGAGTGCTCGCCACGGCCGCCGCTCTGATCAGCACCGCCGGATCGGATTCCGCCGCCCCCGATGCCGAGGTCGGTCTCTGA
- a CDS encoding flagellar motor switch protein FliM, translating into MVIEDSVRSDVRAGTATKTADVEVYDFGRSATLSREHTRALELAFETFSRQWSAQLSAKIHVRATIAVEHVGMMTYGEYAQSLPTTTTMIVCALPDSEERLIVQLPTSAATAWIVQMVGGRASAASEDRTFTPIEQALIRSLIVDAIDHLTGALDGLLPTGVAFSGIQYSSQFAQVAASGEPVIVARFSMRLAGRTVPTSVMLPASVLAGFTVRPSDDERTAAPARIRRQVEIAPVELALRLAPRAVLPREVLDLSVGDVIAFPHSADRPMVLSVGDQTVATAAVGSAGARLACVVTTTVPDPAFAEEPA; encoded by the coding sequence GTGGTGATCGAGGACAGCGTGCGCTCCGACGTGCGCGCGGGAACGGCGACGAAGACCGCCGACGTCGAGGTGTACGACTTCGGCCGTTCGGCGACCCTCTCGCGCGAGCACACCCGAGCCCTGGAACTGGCCTTCGAGACCTTCTCCCGCCAGTGGTCCGCGCAACTCTCGGCGAAGATCCACGTGCGCGCCACCATCGCGGTCGAGCACGTCGGCATGATGACATACGGCGAGTACGCCCAGTCGCTGCCGACGACGACCACGATGATCGTGTGCGCCCTGCCCGACTCGGAAGAGCGCCTCATCGTGCAGCTGCCGACCTCCGCCGCGACCGCCTGGATCGTGCAGATGGTGGGCGGACGAGCTTCCGCAGCCTCAGAGGACCGCACGTTCACCCCGATCGAGCAGGCCCTGATCCGATCGCTGATCGTCGACGCGATCGACCACCTCACCGGTGCGCTCGACGGTCTTCTCCCCACCGGGGTCGCCTTCAGCGGCATCCAGTACAGCTCGCAGTTCGCCCAGGTGGCGGCATCCGGCGAACCCGTCATCGTCGCACGGTTCTCGATGCGTCTCGCCGGTCGCACCGTGCCGACGAGCGTGATGCTGCCGGCCTCCGTGCTCGCCGGTTTCACCGTGCGTCCGTCCGACGACGAGCGCACCGCGGCACCCGCCCGGATCCGTCGCCAGGTCGAGATCGCCCCGGTCGAACTCGCGCTGCGACTCGCACCGCGAGCCGTGCTGCCCCGCGAGGTCCTGGATCTGTCCGTCGGCGACGTCATCGCGTTCCCGCACTCCGCCGATCGTCCGATGGTCCTCTCCGTCGGTGATCAGACCGTCGCCACGGCAGCCGTCGGTAGCGCAGGAGCGCGCTTGGCCTGCGTCGTGACCACCACCGTCCCCGATCCCGCTTTCGCCGAGGAGCCCGCGTGA
- the fliQ gene encoding flagellar biosynthesis protein FliQ: MSPEAVIDIGTQGLLIAAKLAAPVLVTALVVGFAISLLQSITQVQEVTLSFVPKIVAVGIALLIAGNWMIAEMIAFTNEMFARIPSLLSG, encoded by the coding sequence ATGAGTCCCGAAGCCGTCATCGACATCGGAACGCAGGGGCTGCTCATCGCGGCGAAACTCGCCGCGCCCGTGCTGGTCACCGCCCTCGTGGTGGGCTTCGCCATCTCGCTGCTGCAGTCGATCACGCAGGTGCAGGAGGTGACGCTGTCGTTCGTGCCGAAGATCGTCGCCGTCGGGATCGCCCTGCTCATCGCGGGCAACTGGATGATCGCGGAGATGATCGCCTTCACGAACGAGATGTTCGCCCGTATCCCCTCGCTGCTGAGCGGATGA
- the fliP gene encoding flagellar type III secretion system pore protein FliP (The bacterial flagellar biogenesis protein FliP forms a type III secretion system (T3SS)-type pore required for flagellar assembly.) encodes MSVARGVVDGRALRRIALILAAAAVLVVVMTLLSGTAAHAQVTPDDPGEGVTIDINGVDGGPSGSILTLLGITLLSVAPALLLMMSSFTKIFVVLAMTRNALSLPTIPPNQVLAGLSLFLSLFIMWPVLTEINTVAVQPYIDGTLTFTQAIDVGQLPLQEWMLRFTREEDLALMTRMAGQPNPEDPSSVPMYTLIPAFMISELRAAFIIGFVIFVPFLVIDLVVAAALMSMGMMMLPPVMISLPFKILLFILVDGWGLIIRALLESYGGVG; translated from the coding sequence ATGAGCGTCGCCCGTGGGGTCGTCGACGGGCGCGCGCTGCGGCGAATCGCGCTGATCCTCGCCGCGGCCGCGGTGCTGGTCGTCGTGATGACGCTCCTGTCGGGCACGGCCGCCCACGCACAGGTGACCCCGGACGACCCGGGCGAGGGCGTCACGATCGACATCAACGGCGTCGACGGCGGTCCGTCCGGCTCGATCCTGACCCTGCTGGGCATCACCCTGCTCTCGGTCGCCCCCGCGCTCCTGCTGATGATGTCGTCTTTCACGAAGATCTTCGTGGTGCTGGCGATGACCAGGAATGCCCTCTCGCTGCCGACCATCCCGCCCAACCAGGTGCTGGCCGGCCTGTCGCTCTTCCTGTCGCTGTTCATCATGTGGCCGGTGCTCACCGAGATCAACACGGTGGCAGTGCAGCCCTACATCGACGGCACGCTCACCTTCACGCAGGCCATCGACGTCGGCCAACTGCCTCTGCAGGAGTGGATGCTCCGCTTCACGCGCGAAGAGGACCTCGCCCTGATGACCCGGATGGCGGGTCAGCCCAACCCCGAGGACCCTTCGAGCGTCCCGATGTACACGCTCATCCCCGCGTTCATGATCTCCGAGCTGCGGGCCGCGTTCATCATCGGCTTCGTGATCTTCGTCCCGTTCCTGGTCATCGACCTCGTCGTGGCCGCGGCGCTGATGTCGATGGGCATGATGATGCTCCCGCCCGTGATGATCTCGCTGCCGTTCAAGATCCTGCTGTTCATCCTCGTCGACGGCTGGGGGCTCATCATCCGGGCGCTGCTCGAGAGTTACGGAGGGGTGGGATGA